The Zingiber officinale cultivar Zhangliang chromosome 9A, Zo_v1.1, whole genome shotgun sequence genome window below encodes:
- the LOC122018878 gene encoding tubulin alpha-3 chain-like, which yields MREIISIHIGQAGIQVGNACWELYCLEHGIKPDGIMPSDTSVGVAQDAFNTFFSETSAGKHVPRAIFVDLEPTVIDEVRIGAYRQLFHPEQLISGKEDAANNFARGHYTVGKEIVDLCLDRVRKLADNCTGLQGFLVFNAVGGGTGSGLGSLLLERLSVDYGKKSKLGFTIYPSPQVSTAVVEPYNSVLSTHSLLEHTDVAVLLDNEAIYDICRRSLDIERPTYTNLNRLISQIISSLTTSLRFDGAINVDITEFQTNLVPYPRIHFMLSSYAPVISAEKAYHEQLSVPEITNAVFEPSSMMAKCDPRHGKYMACCLMYRGDVVPKDVNAAVATIKTKRTVQFVDWCPTGFKCGINYQPPSVVPGGDLAKVQRAVCMISNNTAVAEVFSRIDLKFDLMYAKRAFVHWYVGEGMEEGEFSEAREDLAALEKDYEEVGAEGPEDEEPEDY from the exons atgagggagATCATAAGCATTCACATCGGGCAGGCTGGGATCCAGGTCGGCAACGCTTGCTGGGAACTCTACTGCCTCGAACACGGCATCAAGCCCGATGGCATCATGCCCAG TGATACTTCGGTGGGAGTTGCACAAGATGCTTTCAACACCTTCTTCAGTGAGACCAGTGCCGGCAAGCATGTCCCAAGGGCCATCTTTGTGGATCTCGAGCCCACTGTCATAGATGAAGTGAGAATCGGCGCCTACCGTCAGCTCTTCCACCCGGAGCAGCTAATCTCCGGGAAGGAGGATGCAGCAAACAACTTTGCTCGTGGTCACTACACGG TTGGCAAGGAGATTGTTGATCTTTGTCTCGATCGAGTTAGGAAACTAGCAGACAACTGCACCGGCCTGCAAGGTTTCTTGGTTTTTAATGCTGTTGGTGGTGGCACTGGATCTGGGCTGGGTTCCTTGCTCCTAGAACGTTTGTCTGTGGATTATGGGAAGAAGTCAAAGCTTGGCTTCACTATATATCCTTCTCCTCAG GTTTCTACTGCAGTTGTGGAGCCATACAATAGTGTTCTTTCCACTCATTCATTGCTGGAGCACACAGATGTTGCAGTTCTTTTGGACAATGAGGCCATTTACGATATTTGTAGGCGGTCTCTCGACATTGAAAGGCCCACTTATACCAACCTGAACCGGTTGATATCTCAGATCATATCGTCTTTAACCACATCCCTGAGGTTTGATGGAGCTATCAACGTGGATATTACGGAGTTCCAGACCAACCTTGTGCCGTATCCTAGAATCCATTTCATGCTCTCCTCATATGCACCTGTTATTTCTGCTGAGAAAGCTTACCACGAACAACTCTCTGTCCCTGAAATCACAAATGCAGTATTTGAGCCATCAAGCATGATGGCAAAATGTGACCCAAGGCATGGGAAATACATGGCTTGTTGTCTGATGTACCGAGGTGATGTCGTACCCAAGGATGTCAATGCTGCTGTCGCTACTATTAAAACCAAGAGAACTGTGCAGTTTGTCGACTG GTGCCCTACTGGTTTCAAGTGCGGTATAAACTACCAGCCGCCATCTGTCGTCCCCGGAGGTGACTTGGCCAAGGTGCAGCGTGCAGTATGCATGATCAGCAACAACACTGCTGTCGCAGAGGTATTCAGTCGGATTGATCTTAAGTTCGACCTAATGTATGCAAAGCGGGCTTTCGTGCACTGGTACGTTGGTGAAGGGATGGAAGAAGGCGAGTTCTCAGAGGCTCGCGAGGACCTGGCTGCCCTTGAGAAGGACTACGAGGAGGTTGGAGCTGAGGGACCAGAGGACGAAGAGCCTGAAGACTACTAA